In Lentibacillus amyloliquefaciens, one DNA window encodes the following:
- a CDS encoding fructose-1-phosphate kinase, translating into MDIDKQKWPDKFDINMLVTIPEDIQKIIRGDKTAVRRNDRYADPGDRFELNGHTVVVENVYPQKLRDISDADAREEGYKSLEEYKQGITSIHGEEVWDSDLVIWAHIMHPVQKG; encoded by the coding sequence ATGGACATAGATAAACAAAAGTGGCCAGACAAGTTTGATATTAATATGCTTGTCACCATTCCGGAAGATATTCAAAAAATCATTCGAGGAGATAAAACAGCTGTACGGCGCAATGACCGCTATGCCGATCCTGGCGATAGATTTGAACTGAACGGGCATACCGTAGTAGTTGAAAACGTCTATCCGCAGAAGCTTCGGGATATTTCAGACGCTGATGCCCGTGAGGAAGGATATAAAAGCCTGGAGGAATATAAACAGGGCATTACCAGTATTCACGGTGAAGAAGTCTGGGATTCTGACCTGGTTATCTGGGCACATATAATGCACCCTGTTCAGAAAGGATGA